In Candidatus Poribacteria bacterium, a single genomic region encodes these proteins:
- the crcB gene encoding fluoride efflux transporter CrcB has protein sequence MKQVVLVGIGGFVGSVFRFVVVEWFGRWLIGFPAGTLVVNVTGSFVLGFLVSLNATPFAVPTEYRLFFGTGLLGAFTTFSAFSQESLGLASDGRWHAFAGNLFGSVAMGIAACIAGATLARVAAR, from the coding sequence ATGAAACAGGTCGTGCTCGTCGGGATTGGCGGCTTCGTGGGTTCGGTGTTTCGGTTCGTCGTCGTCGAGTGGTTCGGGCGGTGGCTGATCGGGTTTCCCGCCGGAACGCTGGTGGTTAACGTCACCGGTTCGTTCGTGCTGGGCTTTCTCGTTTCGCTGAACGCGACGCCTTTCGCGGTTCCGACGGAGTACCGGCTCTTCTTTGGAACCGGACTTCTCGGCGCGTTCACGACGTTCTCAGCCTTCAGTCAGGAATCCCTGGGATTGGCGTCCGACGGGAGATGGCACGCCTTCGCGGGGAACCTGTTCGGAAGCGTCGCGATGGGCATCGCGGCGTGCATCGCGGGAGCCACGCTCGCCCGCGTCGCTGCCCGCTGA
- a CDS encoding tryptophan synthase subunit alpha, which translates to MSANRIKRLFDRLRAEGSCAFMPYIAAGDPSLSVTRELLAAFEDAGADMVELGVPFSDPIADGPSVERATGRALGAGTRLKAILGLVEDVRRTSELPIALMGYYNPFFRYGVERFCRDAASAGVDGLIIPDLPPEDADELIPPARENGIATVFLVAPTSTQERLATVAAAATGFIYLVSVTGVTGARETVSADVSPLVNRLREVTDKPVCVGFGISTPEQASSVAALADGVIVGSAIVNTIERYLDAPAEIVPRTQAFVRSLVEAVRSVRRG; encoded by the coding sequence CATCGCCGCCGGCGATCCGTCGCTGTCCGTCACGCGCGAGCTCCTAGCCGCCTTCGAGGACGCGGGCGCCGATATGGTCGAGCTCGGCGTGCCCTTCTCCGACCCCATCGCCGATGGACCCAGCGTCGAGAGGGCGACCGGCAGAGCACTGGGCGCGGGAACGCGGCTGAAGGCTATACTGGGCTTGGTGGAAGATGTGCGGCGTACATCCGAGCTGCCCATCGCGCTGATGGGCTACTACAACCCCTTCTTCCGTTATGGCGTCGAGCGGTTCTGCCGCGACGCGGCATCGGCGGGCGTCGACGGGCTCATCATCCCCGACCTGCCGCCGGAGGACGCCGACGAGCTCATTCCGCCGGCGCGGGAGAATGGGATCGCGACGGTCTTTCTCGTCGCGCCGACGAGCACCCAGGAGCGGCTCGCGACGGTTGCCGCCGCAGCGACGGGGTTCATCTACCTGGTATCGGTCACGGGCGTCACGGGCGCGAGGGAAACGGTCTCCGCCGATGTGTCGCCGCTGGTGAACCGGCTGCGTGAGGTGACGGACAAGCCCGTGTGCGTCGGGTTCGGCATTTCGACGCCGGAGCAGGCGTCCAGCGTGGCGGCTCTCGCGGACGGCGTCATCGTCGGCAGCGCCATCGTCAACACGATCGAGCGGTATCTGGACGCGCCGGCGGAGATCGTGCCACGGACGCAGGCGTTCGTCCGGTCCCTCGTCGAGGCGGTGAGGTCAGTCCGACGTGGATAG